Proteins encoded by one window of Pantanalinema sp.:
- a CDS encoding putative glycoside hydrolase: MKPKIHAAFAALLVAASVVATPLAANATQTVKPKNFEARGIYMTATSMQIDRFYKLIDGLQKAGGNTVVFDAKDEDGIVSYKSNVPLAKEIGASNEGPIRDLKKRVDYLHSKGIHVVGRICLFHDPILAKKRPDLALKTFAGKAFPEKGKPAWSDPYLPAVQQYNLDLAKELVAQGVDEVQFDYIRYPAQGKIKEINYGFDPAKTPKHTVITGFLKKAHDEMQRAGKLVSIDVYGVIAWQQSIDERITGQRVQDLAKYTDAICPMVYPSHFGPGFDKYSKPGDQPYYFVSKGVSKLAKLTEGTGVTIRPWLQAFPWRVSSFGPAYVTTQLKAARDEKAVGWLMWNAGNKYDAAYSG, encoded by the coding sequence ATGAAACCCAAGATTCACGCCGCCTTCGCCGCACTGCTCGTCGCCGCTTCCGTGGTCGCCACGCCGCTGGCCGCGAACGCCACCCAGACGGTCAAGCCCAAGAACTTCGAGGCCAGGGGCATCTACATGACCGCGACCTCCATGCAGATCGATCGCTTCTACAAGCTGATCGACGGCCTGCAGAAGGCCGGCGGCAACACCGTCGTCTTCGACGCCAAGGACGAGGACGGCATCGTCTCCTACAAGTCGAACGTGCCGCTCGCCAAGGAGATCGGCGCCTCCAACGAGGGCCCCATCCGCGACCTCAAGAAGCGCGTGGACTACCTGCACTCCAAGGGTATCCACGTCGTGGGGCGCATCTGCCTCTTCCACGACCCCATCCTCGCCAAGAAGCGCCCCGATCTGGCGCTCAAGACTTTCGCCGGCAAGGCCTTTCCCGAGAAGGGCAAGCCCGCGTGGTCGGATCCCTACCTGCCCGCAGTCCAGCAGTACAACCTCGACCTGGCCAAGGAGCTCGTCGCTCAGGGAGTGGACGAGGTCCAGTTCGACTACATCCGCTATCCGGCTCAGGGCAAGATCAAGGAGATCAACTACGGCTTCGATCCCGCCAAGACGCCCAAGCACACCGTCATCACGGGCTTCCTCAAGAAGGCCCACGACGAGATGCAGCGCGCGGGCAAGCTCGTCAGCATCGACGTGTACGGCGTGATCGCCTGGCAGCAGAGCATCGACGAGCGGATCACCGGCCAGCGCGTGCAGGACCTGGCGAAGTACACCGACGCCATCTGCCCCATGGTCTATCCCTCCCACTTCGGCCCCGGCTTCGACAAGTACAGCAAGCCGGGTGATCAGCCCTACTACTTCGTGAGCAAGGGCGTCTCCAAGCTCGCCAAGCTCACCGAGGGGACCGGCGTGACCATCCGCCCCTGGCTCCAGGCCTTCCCCTGGCGCGTCTCGAGCTTCGGCCCCGCCTACGTCACCACCCAGCTCAAGGCGGCGCGCGACGAGAAAGCCGTCGGCTGGCTGATGTGGAACGCCGGCAACAAGTACGATGCTGCCTACTCCGGCAT